CAAAAATAATTGCTGTGATAATCCCACCAACAAACCCTTCAATTGTTTTATTCGGCGAAATCTCTGGCCAAAGTTTACGTTTCCCGATTTTTCTTCCTACAAAATACGCACCAGAATCTGTCATCCAAATAACTAGTAGTGCGTATATGATAAACTCTATACCAGCTAATCGCGTTTCAATTAAATAATAAAATCCAATACCAACATATAACGCACCAAACATTGAGAATGCGGCATGATCAAAAGTGAAGCGATTTTTAACGATAACTGTATAAATTAATAATAAAAGGACGATGGAAAAAGTAATTTCAACTTTTGTATAACCGAATGCTCTATTTAAGCTCTCACTATATTGTGCTGGTAAAAGTAATACAGCAAGTGCTATCCATGTCAGTATTCCAGGAATTGATAACAAATGAATCTTTCTCATTCGTAATAATTCAAAAAGGCCGATTGTCGCAAGAAGATAAACTGCGAGAGTGAACGGCCAACTTCCGATAAAGACTAGTGGAACAAAAAAGGCGATCGCAACAATTGCTGTGATAATTCTTTGCTTCATTCGACTCCTTCTCCTTCCACATTGCCAAACCTTCTACTACGTGATTGAAAATCCTGTAACACATTCAACAAACATTGTTCATCAAAATCTGGCCACAATACGTCTGTAAATGAAAATTCCGCGTATGCGAGTTGCCATAACATAAAATTAGATAACCTTACTTCGCCACTTGTTCGAATAAGCAAATCCGGTTCTGGTAAATGAGCTGTCATCAAATGGGAATTAACAACATCTTCATTAATATCTTCCCAATTCAGATCACCATTAGCAGTCTTCTCCGCTAACGCTTGCATACATTGAATGATTTCCAAGCGACTCCCATAATTCATTGCGAAATTCAAAATCATTCCATCATTATGTTTAGTTGCTTCAATCGCCTTTTGAATCGCTTGTTTCGTATGCTCCGGCAATAAATTTACATTCCCGATCATTTCCACTTTCACATTTTCTTCAATGAGTTCAGAAAGGTATGTATTCAAAAACTCTCCAGGTAGTTTCATTAGAAAGTCTATCTCTAACTTCGGTCGCTTCCAGTTTTCTGTGGAAAAAGCGTAGAGTGTTAGTACTTTGATTCCAATATCATTCGCGATTCGCGCAATTTTGCGGACTGTTTTCATTCCTTCGTGGTGCCCTGCTATCCTTGGTAAATTACGTTTTTTCGCCCATCTACCGTTTCCATCCATAATAATTGCTACATGAGCAGGGATTTGTCTGCTTTTGACATTTGCAATTTGTTCCGTTAATGAAATATCGGATTCCATACTTTTCTTTCGCATAAGCTTATTTAGCATATTATTTCCTCCACTCTACTACTTTCTAGAGCAATTATAATCATTTTATATTTCGTTTTGATACTCGCGGCGAATTAAGTTGGCCAGCTGTATATCCTATCTTGCGTGCGCATTCCGCTTTTGATACATCTAGCTGCAGGCGCCAGCCCCTCGGGTCATAATCAATCCAGCTGTGTGGCAAAACACGCGGGCCTACAGGATGTAGGTCATGCATCCTTTGCCAATCGAACAGCGAAGGGTTTGATTTGCCGTATTTCTGTGTATTTTGCAGAAATTAAGGCACAAATCAGGACGCGGCGCTCTTTGGATGCCTTCTTTTTTAAATCGACTTATGCCTGTCGGGGCTAGGCGGCGCCTTCCGCTTTCGTTACATCTAGCTACACGCGCCAGCGGCTTTCGTTCAACAATTAGAGTTCTATTATACCATAAAAAAAAGACGTCCTGAAATAAGGACGTCTTGGAATACAAAAAGTTCTCTTATCAAATCTCCATGATTTCATTTTCTTTTTCTTTAGCGATATCATCGATTTGTTTGATATAGGCATCTGTTAACTTTTGAATTTCATCCCCATTACGGTGAAGATCATCTTCTGTTATTTCAGAGTTCTTTTCAAGCTTTTTGAATTCCTCATTTGCGTCTCGGCGGATATTACGTATGACTACTTTTGAGTCTTCCGCTTCCTTTTTGACAGTTTTTACGATGTCTTTTCTACGCTCTTCTGTTAATGCAGGTATTGCAAGGCGAATAATCGATCCGTCATTTGACGGTGTGATTCCGATATCCGATTTTAAGATGGCTTTTTCAATTTCTCCAATGATTGTTTTATCATATGGTTGAATCGCAAGAAGTCTTGCTTCTGGCACTGAAATTCCTGCCATTTGGTTAATTGGTGTAGGTACTCCGTAATAATCGACAGTAATTCTATCGAGTAGTGAAGCATTTGCGCGCCCTGCTCTAATTGAAGCAAGTTCTCTTGTAAATGCGTTAATCGCATTGTCCATTTTTTGTTTTGCTGTTTCCATTACTCCGTTCGGCATTACATATTCCTCCTAACGACCGTCCCGATTGGCTCTCCGAGTACGGCTTTCTTAATATTTCCACTCTCCATTATCGAGAATACAACAAGTGGTATATCATTGTCCATGCACAGAGTTGAAGCTGTTGAATCCATCACTTCAAGTCCTTGGCTAATGACTTGTAGATAAGATAACTCATTATACTTCACGGCTGTCGTATCTACCATTGGATCGGCAGAATATACACCATCAACATTATTTTTAGCCATTAAGATTACATCGGCTTCAATTTCTGCTGCTCTTAATGCCGCTGTTGTATCGGTTGAAAAATATGGATTTCCTGTGCCCGCAGCAAAGATAACGACTCGCTTTTTCTCAAGATGACGTATCGCTTTTCGTCGTATGTAAGGTTCTGCAACTTGTCGCATTTCAATTGACGTAGAAACTCGACTTTCAACTCCAAGTTTCTCGAGGGAATCTTGAAGGGCTAGTGAGTTCATAACAGTTGCGAGCATTCCCATATAGTCCGCAGTTGCACGGTCCATCCCCATTTCACTGCCTACTTTACCTCTCCAAATATTTCCACCGCCAACAACAACGGCCACTTCAACGCCTAAGTCAGCGACTTCTTTTACTTGTTCAGCAACATTTTTAATAATTTCAGGGGATAATCCAAAGCCTTGTTCTCCAGCAAGTGCTTCACCACTTAGTTTCAAAACAATTCGTTTATATTTCGGCATGCTCATTTGGCCCTCCAGTTATTCAGATTTCTCGAAAAAGAGGGAACACTACAAGCGTGTTCCCAATTTATTTCTTATTTACATTTGCTGATGTGTATCATTTTTACACGATACGCTCAGCACTTGATTATATCCAGCTTCTCGGGTCGTTTCGGTCTTTCTCAAAAGGTAAAAGTTCACACCTTTTGGAGAAAGCCCTTCCCTCCAACGCCTGTCGAAGCTAAACGGCGCTTTTCACTTTTGCTTATTAGTTACCTTTTACTTGGCTTAGTACTTCGTCTGCGAAGTTTTCTTCGCGCTTTTCGATTCCTTCGCCAACTGCATAGCGAACGAAACCTTTTAGTGTGCCGCCTGTTGATTTAACGAAAGCAGCAACTTTTTGGTCTGAGTCTTTTACGAATGGTTGATCTAGTACACAAATATCTTCGAAGTATTTACCGATACGGCCTTCAACCATTTTCGCAACGATATTTTCTGGCTTACCTTCGTTTAATGCTTGTTCAGTAAGTACCTTTTTCTCACGCTCAACCTCATCAGCTGGAACTTCGTCACGAGAAACATACTTCGGATTCATTGCAGCGATGTGCATTGCAACGTCTTTAGCTGCTTCTTCGTCTGTAGAACCTTCTAATGTAACTAGTACACCAATTGTTCCACCCATGTGAAGGTATGGACCAAATGCATCAGCATCAGTTTTTGTACGGATTTCGAAACGACGTAGTGTGATTTTTTCACCGATCTTTGCAACTGCGTTTGAGATATGCTCAGAAACAGTATGACCGTTTTCTAATTTTGAATCGTGTGCTTCTTCAATTGAAGCTGGCTTTGTTTTTAGTAGGTGTTCTGCAAGCTCTTTAACAAGCGTTTGGAAACCTTCGTTCTTTGCAACAAAGTCTGTTTCTGCGTTCACTTCAACAATAACTGCTTCGTTACCATCAACGTGAATATATGCGGAACCTTCTGCTGCAATACGATCTGCCTTTTTATCAGCGCTTGATAATCCTTTTTTACGTAAGAAATCAACAGCTGCGTCAATGTCACCATTAACTTCTGTTAGTGCTTTTTTACAATCCATCATACCAGCGCCTGTTTTTTCGCGTAGTTCTTTAACCATTTGTGCTGTAACTTTTGTCATTTTCCATTCCTCCAATATGTGTCGTCTTTTCCAAAAAAAGACGATAAGGGCTGACCGCTTATCGTCTTGTGAAAGTATACTCTCGTATTACTCAGCTGTTACAGTTTCTTCCTCTACAACTTCTTCAGCAGGAGCGTTTTCTTCACCTTGTCTAGATTCGATTAAAGCATCCGCCATTTTGCTTGTTAATAAACGTACTGCGCGAATTGCATCGTCATTCGCAGGGATAACGTAGTCAATTTCATCTGGGTCACAGTTTGTATCTACGATTCCTACAATTGGAATGTTCAATTTAATTGCTTCCGCAACAGCAATACGCTCTTTGCGTGGGTCAACAACGAACATTACATCTGGAAGTGACTTCATGTCACGGATTCCGCCTAGGAATTTCTCTAGTCTTTCGTGTTCTTTATTTAATTGAACTACTTCTTTCTTTGGAAGTACTTCAAATGTACCGTCTTCTTCCATTTTCTCGATTTTCTTCATACGTGCTACACTTTTTTGGATTGTAGCAAAGTTAGTTAGTGTACCACCTAACCAGCGTTGGTTGATGTAGTACATACCAGCACGTTCTGCTTCTTCTTTAATTGCATCTTGTGCTTGTTTTTTCGTACCTACGAAAAGTACTTTCCCACCATCTTCACCAACTTGACGCATGAAATCGTATGCTCCTTCAAGCATTTTCACCGTTTTTTGAAGATCGATAATATAAATTCCGTTACGCTCTACAAAAATGAATTTCTTCATTTTTGGGTTCCAGCGACGTGTTTGGTGTCCGAAATGAACACCTGCTTCGAGTAATTGTTTCATTGAAACTACTGCCATTTTAATTTCCTCCAATTTTGGTTATATTCCTCCGTGCAAATCATCCAACAGAACGACCTTTCGGCACCGTTTCCGTAGTCAGTGCACGTGTGTAGTAATACCATTTGCTAATATAGCATAATGAACTTTCCTTTGCAAACAATTTTATTTGAACTTCAAAATAAGTTCTATTTCAGTTTGTCCTTTGCCTAATAATTTTGCAATATCCTCAACAGACTTCCCGTCTTCATGCAATTGTATAACTCGTGTCTTATCATCTATTTCTAGATCTTCTTGCAAGACATTTAGCTTTACTGCTTCGTAAGATTGACGTGCATGATTGCGAATTGTATGCTTTGGCATTGTAATTGGCAGATCAGCCTCTTCCCTCGTCTTCAGATCCTTATCAGGTTGTTTTAATGATGCCTCATTAAAAATACTTTCATCTTTTGTTTTTGCAGTTATTTTTTCGACCAACTTATCATTTTCATCTTTTATTTCAGCTAAATAAACGGCGATTGCATCGTCCATTTCTTTCATTAACGTATTTTGTTTCTTTTCAAGGTCATCAAACTTGGATAATTTCATATACAGTAATGCTATTAAGTAAAAGCTAATGATCTGTGTAATAAATAAAACCACTAAAAAAATCGTTGTCATTTTTGCTACCCGCTAAAATCGACAAAGGACCCTTTATATGGATGCTTTGTTTTCTTTTGGCTTTCCTTTCGACTGTGTTCCTCTTCTTGCGCTTGGTGATCTGGCTGTTCCTTTTTACCATCATCAGTTTTTTTAGATGACTCTGTTTCCACAGCGGTCTCCTTATTCTTCTCTACCTGCTTCTCCGTTTGAACATTTGCTTGATCTTGCATAATTTGAGCACGTTGTTGCTTTTGCTCAGCTACTTTACCAGCATCAAAGGTTTTAGGAATCGCAATTTGCAATTCGATACCTTTCAAGCTCATAAAATCCCTCCGTTTATTACTTCTGGAGCTAATTGTTTTCTCAGCTTAAATAATGCACGAGAGTGAATTTGTGAAATACGGGAGGTAGATAAACTGAGCACTTCTCCAATTTCAGTTAATGTTAATTCTTCTTTATAAAATAAACTTAATACGAGTTGTTCATTGTCGTTTAACGCTTGAATTTTGGTCGTTAAATCAGCTATCAATTCATTCATTACTAAATCTTGTTCGGGTGTTTTTTCTCGGTCATCTTTAATAACGAATGTTTGAGGGTCATCACGCTCTTCGTCTTGTATCTTTTCATCGAGTGACAGCACATTTGAAAAGTATTGTTCATGCATCGTTTGATAAACATCTTCTACGGCTATATTCAAATGCTCCGCTACTTCTTCAGGCGTCACATGTCGCATTAATTTCTGTTCAAGTTTTTCGATTTCCTGCTGAAGCTTTTTCGTCCGTTCTCTTGATGCGCGTGATAACCAATCTTCTTTTCGTAAACCATCGATAATTGTACCGCGGATGCGAAATGATGCGTATGTATCAAACTTTAAATCCCTGCCTGGATCAAATTTCGTTAATGCGTCAAATAAACCTTGTAACCCAAGGCTCATGATATCATCCCTAGAAACACTTTTAGGAAGTCCAGCACTTATCCTTTGCACGTGATACGAAACGAGGGGCGTATATTTTTCGACAAGTAAGTTCCCAGCGTCTGGATCACGGTTTAGCATCCATCGTCCCCAATATTCAGCTTCCTTTACCTGATCCCGTTTTGACATCGAATCCCTCACTTTCCTGCTAGTTCGTATGTGAATGTAGTGCCTTCTATTCAATACGACATCAAAAAATTTGCGATTTCTTAATTCACATATTGTCTAGACGAGCGACTACACTTTTATATGTTAAATTTCTTTTGGTTCGGAATTTACAGTTCGGACCGAGAGCATAGAAGTTGTTGGATCGAATTCAATCGTGCGTCCTTTGGAGCCGCCTGTATCTTCAGCAATTATAGGTATAGCAAGTCGTCTAAGTACTTGTTTGACAGCCTCGATATTTCTCGGCCCAATTCGTAATGTATCAGTAGAACCATACTGAAACATTTGAGCGCCTCCAGCAATTTTAGCTTTTAATGACATCGGTCTTCCCCCTTCGCTTTTCAACAATTCCATTAACATGTAGATTCCTGTGTCGGCATATTTCGCATGATTAATTCGCGCTGAGCGATCGAGACTTGAATCAGGTAGCATAATATGTACCATACCTGCAATTTTTTTAAATTCGTCATACAACACAATGCCGACACAAGAACCGAGGCCAGCTGTGCGAATCGTTGCATTGCCTTTCACGATATTCCAATCTGAAATGCCTACACGAACGATTTCAGTTTTCGTCATCATCTTATAGGACACCTAACGACTGAAAAATCGTTGCATATGAGTGCGGATCTGGCAATAAAAAGAAATTACCTTTAATACTATCAGAATACTTCATGCCTTCTTCTCGGATTTCTGTATCAATCACAATCACTTCATCACTGTACTGAGATACCTCAATCAGCCCAAAACTAATGATGGCACCGACCATATCCACAGATAACGATGGGACTGTCGGATGAATTTTCAGGCCAGTAAAATCCGACAATGCTGACAAATAAGAACCAGACAATATATTGCCTAGCTCTTGCATGGAGGAAATTCCAATGTCTGTAACATTCATCCTATGAAAGTCAAATGACTCTTCACCTGTTAATAAATTTATAAAATGATTGGCACAATCAATAGACAGCATAAAAAACATACTCCCCGAAACATCGCCCTGAATACGTAGAAAGATACCAACAATTGTTTCATCCGCTCCGCCAGCTAGATCAAACATTTCGTCAAACGTAACCAATTGGACATTCGGAACGTACATGTCAATTTTTCGATTCAGTAATTGCGAAAGCGATGTAGCCGCATGCGCAGAACCGATGTTTCCAATTTCTTTCAAGACATCTAAGTGCAAGTCCGTAATTTTGATTTCTGCACTCATGTAACTTCAGCTCGTTTGATCGGTTCTAATACTTTTGTAAGTTCTAGTAGTACAAATAAACGCTCCTCTACTTTTGCAACACCTGAAATAAACTCCGAAGCAACTGAACCTACGACTTGCGGTTGGGGTTCAATCGCACTAAGTGGTAAATCTATTACATCGTTCGCCCCATCTACTATGAGCCCTACATCGTAATCTTCTAATGAGACGATAATAATTCGGGTTCTATCATCCATTTCTTTAGGTTCTAACAAAAAGCGTTCACGTAAGTCTATAGTTGGTGTGACGACGCCTCTCAAATTGATAACGCCTTTTACATAAGAAGGGGTTTTAGGTACTCGTGTAATCGACATAACCCGCTCAATTCCTTGAACGACATCAATCTCAATCGCATATTCTTTATCCATCAGTTCGAATATAATGACTTTAGTTAGCTCTTGTTGGGCAATCTCAGTCACATTCAGTCACTTCCTTCTATTTAATTAATGCGTTACAGTCAACGATTAATGCAACTTTTCCATCACCTAAAATTGTGGCACCAGAAATCGCAAATACATTCGTCAAATAATTGCCTAAACCTTTCAGCACAATTTCTTGTTGGCCTATAAATGAATCTACTTTTAGCGCAGCTAGTTTGTCTCCTTTTCGGATAATGACAACAGATTGATAATCTTCATCCACAGCTTGCTCTTCTGTTAATTCAAAAACCTCTTTTAAATCTAGGAGTGGAATAATGTTTCCTCTAAAATCGATTACTCGTTGCGAATGTGCATTCATCACGTCTGACTGATGAATAATCGCTGTTTCAATAATTGACGATAAAGGAATTGCATATACTTCGTTATCTAACTCGACAAGCATGACTGAAATAATAGATAATGTCAGTGGTAATTGGACTTGGAATAAAGAACCTTGCCCTTCTGTCGACTCTATCGTAATATGTCCACCTAAGGATTCAATTGTATTTCGCACAACATCTAAACCTACGCCACGACCAGAAACATCTGATACTTTTTCGGCTGTCGAAAAACCAGATGCCAAAATCAGTTCTGCCACTTGCTTATCCGATAGTGTTGCGGCATCTTCTTCTGTGATAATGCCATTCGTTACCGCTTTCGCAAGGACTCGCTCACGATTTACACCTGCCCCATCATCTTCTAGCTCAATAAACACGTTATTTCCTGAATGATAAGCGCTTAACTTTACAATCCCCTCTTCGGGCTTGCCATTTGCTACACGTTCCTCAGGAGACTCAATCCCATGATCTAAGGCATTTCGAATAAGATGAACAAGTGGATCGCCAATTTCATCGATAACCGTCCGATCAAGCTCCGTTTCTGCCCCAATGATTTCTAATTTAACTTTTTTATTTAACTCTCTTGCAAGTTGTCTAACCATTGTTGGAAAGCGGTTAAATACTGTTTCAACAGGAATCATACGCATATTCAAAATAATGTTTTGTAAATCTCCCGAGACTCTCGTAATTCGTTCTACGGTTTCTGTTAATTCGGGATGATGAAGTTCAGTAGAAATGGATTGTAAACGACCACGATCAATGACAAGTTCCTCAAACAAGTTCATCAGTACATCTAATCTTTCGATGTTGACCCGTATCGTTCTATTGGTCGCTGGTGTTTGATTTGGTCGCTTCTTCTCATTTTGCTTAGCGACAGTTGAAGGTTGTTTAGTTTCTATAGTAGGTCTCGCAATTTCTTCCTCTTGATGGCGCTTTCCATCCTCTAAAGATTGCTTTGAAATTTCCGTAACGTGAACGCTATCTACTTCAGAT
This window of the Sporosarcina pasteurii genome carries:
- a CDS encoding phosphatidate cytidylyltransferase, with translation MKQRIITAIVAIAFFVPLVFIGSWPFTLAVYLLATIGLFELLRMRKIHLLSIPGILTWIALAVLLLPAQYSESLNRAFGYTKVEITFSIVLLLLIYTVIVKNRFTFDHAAFSMFGALYVGIGFYYLIETRLAGIEFIIYALLVIWMTDSGAYFVGRKIGKRKLWPEISPNKTIEGFVGGIITAIIFACIFHALVPIASSYIYLIGVTIIASVVGQLGDLVESAIKRYYDVKDSGNILPGHGGILDRFDSLLFVLPLLHFLHFVV
- a CDS encoding isoprenyl transferase, whose amino-acid sequence is MLNKLMRKKSMESDISLTEQIANVKSRQIPAHVAIIMDGNGRWAKKRNLPRIAGHHEGMKTVRKIARIANDIGIKVLTLYAFSTENWKRPKLEIDFLMKLPGEFLNTYLSELIEENVKVEMIGNVNLLPEHTKQAIQKAIEATKHNDGMILNFAMNYGSRLEIIQCMQALAEKTANGDLNWEDINEDVVNSHLMTAHLPEPDLLIRTSGEVRLSNFMLWQLAYAEFSFTDVLWPDFDEQCLLNVLQDFQSRSRRFGNVEGEGVE
- the frr gene encoding ribosome recycling factor, with protein sequence MPNGVMETAKQKMDNAINAFTRELASIRAGRANASLLDRITVDYYGVPTPINQMAGISVPEARLLAIQPYDKTIIGEIEKAILKSDIGITPSNDGSIIRLAIPALTEERRKDIVKTVKKEAEDSKVVIRNIRRDANEEFKKLEKNSEITEDDLHRNGDEIQKLTDAYIKQIDDIAKEKENEIMEI
- the pyrH gene encoding UMP kinase, with product MSMPKYKRIVLKLSGEALAGEQGFGLSPEIIKNVAEQVKEVADLGVEVAVVVGGGNIWRGKVGSEMGMDRATADYMGMLATVMNSLALQDSLEKLGVESRVSTSIEMRQVAEPYIRRKAIRHLEKKRVVIFAAGTGNPYFSTDTTAALRAAEIEADVILMAKNNVDGVYSADPMVDTTAVKYNELSYLQVISQGLEVMDSTASTLCMDNDIPLVVFSIMESGNIKKAVLGEPIGTVVRRNM
- the tsf gene encoding translation elongation factor Ts; this encodes MTKVTAQMVKELREKTGAGMMDCKKALTEVNGDIDAAVDFLRKKGLSSADKKADRIAAEGSAYIHVDGNEAVIVEVNAETDFVAKNEGFQTLVKELAEHLLKTKPASIEEAHDSKLENGHTVSEHISNAVAKIGEKITLRRFEIRTKTDADAFGPYLHMGGTIGVLVTLEGSTDEEAAKDVAMHIAAMNPKYVSRDEVPADEVEREKKVLTEQALNEGKPENIVAKMVEGRIGKYFEDICVLDQPFVKDSDQKVAAFVKSTGGTLKGFVRYAVGEGIEKREENFADEVLSQVKGN
- the rpsB gene encoding 30S ribosomal protein S2 — translated: MAVVSMKQLLEAGVHFGHQTRRWNPKMKKFIFVERNGIYIIDLQKTVKMLEGAYDFMRQVGEDGGKVLFVGTKKQAQDAIKEEAERAGMYYINQRWLGGTLTNFATIQKSVARMKKIEKMEEDGTFEVLPKKEVVQLNKEHERLEKFLGGIRDMKSLPDVMFVVDPRKERIAVAEAIKLNIPIVGIVDTNCDPDEIDYVIPANDDAIRAVRLLTSKMADALIESRQGEENAPAEEVVEEETVTAE
- a CDS encoding DUF6115 domain-containing protein encodes the protein MTTIFLVVLFITQIISFYLIALLYMKLSKFDDLEKKQNTLMKEMDDAIAVYLAEIKDENDKLVEKITAKTKDESIFNEASLKQPDKDLKTREEADLPITMPKHTIRNHARQSYEAVKLNVLQEDLEIDDKTRVIQLHEDGKSVEDIAKLLGKGQTEIELILKFK
- a CDS encoding RNA polymerase subunit sigma, whose product is MSLKGIELQIAIPKTFDAGKVAEQKQQRAQIMQDQANVQTEKQVEKNKETAVETESSKKTDDGKKEQPDHQAQEEEHSRKESQKKTKHPYKGSFVDFSG
- a CDS encoding FliA/WhiG family RNA polymerase sigma factor, which translates into the protein MSKRDQVKEAEYWGRWMLNRDPDAGNLLVEKYTPLVSYHVQRISAGLPKSVSRDDIMSLGLQGLFDALTKFDPGRDLKFDTYASFRIRGTIIDGLRKEDWLSRASRERTKKLQQEIEKLEQKLMRHVTPEEVAEHLNIAVEDVYQTMHEQYFSNVLSLDEKIQDEERDDPQTFVIKDDREKTPEQDLVMNELIADLTTKIQALNDNEQLVLSLFYKEELTLTEIGEVLSLSTSRISQIHSRALFKLRKQLAPEVINGGIL
- a CDS encoding chemotaxis protein CheD, which translates into the protein MMTKTEIVRVGISDWNIVKGNATIRTAGLGSCVGIVLYDEFKKIAGMVHIMLPDSSLDRSARINHAKYADTGIYMLMELLKSEGGRPMSLKAKIAGGAQMFQYGSTDTLRIGPRNIEAVKQVLRRLAIPIIAEDTGGSKGRTIEFDPTTSMLSVRTVNSEPKEI
- a CDS encoding chemotaxis protein CheC, whose translation is MSAEIKITDLHLDVLKEIGNIGSAHAATSLSQLLNRKIDMYVPNVQLVTFDEMFDLAGGADETIVGIFLRIQGDVSGSMFFMLSIDCANHFINLLTGEESFDFHRMNVTDIGISSMQELGNILSGSYLSALSDFTGLKIHPTVPSLSVDMVGAIISFGLIEVSQYSDEVIVIDTEIREEGMKYSDSIKGNFFLLPDPHSYATIFQSLGVL
- a CDS encoding chemotaxis protein CheW, translating into MTEIAQQELTKVIIFELMDKEYAIEIDVVQGIERVMSITRVPKTPSYVKGVINLRGVVTPTIDLRERFLLEPKEMDDRTRIIIVSLEDYDVGLIVDGANDVIDLPLSAIEPQPQVVGSVASEFISGVAKVEERLFVLLELTKVLEPIKRAEVT
- a CDS encoding chemotaxis protein CheA, encoding MDTNQYLEMFLDESREHLQSCNQYLLELENNPDDLTIVNEIFRAAHTLKGMSATMGYTDIADLTHVMENVLDAIRNAKLQVTAEMLDVVFEAVSDLEEMVQDIEAGGTGKKDVTALVQQLTRIESGESIISRSEVAATSIVEKSEATTLHYDEFETTVITQSFDQGYHVFEVHVTLREDCLLKAARVFMVFEILENSGDIIKSVPSVEKLEEEAFDQEFTVVMITNEETEELQSKIMKVSEVDSVHVTEISKQSLEDGKRHQEEEIARPTIETKQPSTVAKQNEKKRPNQTPATNRTIRVNIERLDVLMNLFEELVIDRGRLQSISTELHHPELTETVERITRVSGDLQNIILNMRMIPVETVFNRFPTMVRQLARELNKKVKLEIIGAETELDRTVIDEIGDPLVHLIRNALDHGIESPEERVANGKPEEGIVKLSAYHSGNNVFIELEDDGAGVNRERVLAKAVTNGIITEEDAATLSDKQVAELILASGFSTAEKVSDVSGRGVGLDVVRNTIESLGGHITIESTEGQGSLFQVQLPLTLSIISVMLVELDNEVYAIPLSSIIETAIIHQSDVMNAHSQRVIDFRGNIIPLLDLKEVFELTEEQAVDEDYQSVVIIRKGDKLAALKVDSFIGQQEIVLKGLGNYLTNVFAISGATILGDGKVALIVDCNALIK